The DNA segment TGTCCACCCCGCTCGGCCTCACGGCGGGCAACGCCCTGGAGGTCCGCGAGTCCGTCGAGGTCCTCGCGGGCGGCGGCCCGGCGGACGTCGTCGAGCTGACCCTCGCCCTCGCCCGCGAGATGCTCGACGCGGCCGGCCTCAAGGACGCCGACCCCGCCAAGGCCCTCGCCGACGGCTCCGCCATGGACGTCTGGCGCCGCATGATCGCCGCCCAGGGCGGCGACCCGGACGCGGTTCTGCCCGTCGCCCGCGAACAGCACGTCGTCGTGGCCCCCACGTCGGGCGTCCTCACCCGCCTCGACGCCTACGACATCGGCATCGCCGCCTGGCGCCTCGGCGCGGGCCGCGCCCGCAAGGAGGACCCGGTCCAGGCGGGCGCGGGCGTGGAGCTCCACGCGAAGCCCGGCGACCCGGTGGTGGCGGGCCAGCCCCTGCTGACCCTGCACACGGACACGCCGGAGCGGTTCGGGTATGCGCTGGAGGCCACGGAGGGTTCCTTCGACATCGCCCCTGAGGGGACGGCGTTCTCGGCTTCGCCGGTGGTGCTGGGGCGGGTGGACTGAGCCGGAACACGACGTCAAGGGCCTGATCCTCACCGGGGATCGGGCCCTTCGCGCGTCTCTGGTCTAGCGCGGCGATCAACCAACTGGTTAGGTGAGAGGCCCAGTTGGGACGTAACGACCTATGGAGTCCAAGGTATGGCAACAGGTGCCTCCGACGAGCCGGACCCGGCAGCAGCCGCACCTGGGCAACGAGCCCTCGCCCTCCTGGACAAGGCACTCGATGCCCAGAGCCCGCTGGTGCGCAAGAACATGGCTCGGGCTCGCCAGCGGAACCCGCAGGCGACACCGGCACAGGTGATCCGCAATCTGGAGCGAATGTACGTCAGCGCCCTGGCTGGGACGGGTGCAGCGGTGGGAGGAACCGCGGCCGCGCCCGGAGTCGGCACGGGAGTCGCGCTGGCACTGTCGGCGGGCGAGGCTCTTTCGTCGCTTGAGCTGAGCACTCTGTTCGCGCTCTCGCTGGCCGAAGTCCACGGCATTCCCCTCGACGAGATCGAGCGCCGCCGGACGATCGTGATGGGAATCCTGCTCGGCGGGAAGAGCTCCGAGACGATCACCAAGGTCGCCCAGCGTACGGGGCAGCACTGGGGACGCCAGGTGGTCGCCAAGGTACCCGTCGAGACATTGCGTCAGATCAACAGCATCCTGGGGAAGAACTTCGTCACCAAGTACGGGACCAAGCAGGGAATCATCGTCCTCGGCCGCGTGGCACCGTTCGGTATCGGCGCGGTGATCGGCGGCGGAGCCAACGCCGCCCTCGCCACCTTGGCCGTACGGGCCGGCCGCCGCGCGTTCGGTCCCCCACCGGCGTCGTGGCCGACATACAGCACGGTGTCGGAGGGCTTGCTCGACTGATCCTCGGCGCGCGGAAGGGCGTCGCCACGAGCGGTCGCGGGTCAGCCGTTCACCCCGCGACAGGCTCCGTGAGCGCGCTGATGACATGCGGGGTCAGATGGTGGCCGTCGTAGTCGGGGCCGTTGGTCAGTTCCTGGGCGGTGAGGCCCTCGAAGAGGGCGGTGAGCAGGCGGGCCAGGTCTTCGAGGGGGATGGTGGGCCGGAGGCCGGCCCCGGTGAGGGCCTGGCCGAGGACCTCGGTCAGGCCCTGGTTCAGCCGGTTCTCGTGGACGGCGAGCTGCCGGGCCAGGTCGGGGTGCCGGGCCGCGTGCAGGGTGAACTCCATGGACACCAGGAACCACCGCCGCTCCTCCTCGGTGCGGCCGACCAGCCGGCTCTGGATGCCGACGACGGGGTTGTCACCCGGTTCCACCTGCGCGGCGGCCTCTCGCAGCTCGGTCAGCAGCTGGTCGGCGTGCGCGTCGTAGAGGGCGAGGAAGATCTCTTCCTTGTCGCGGTAGTTGGAGTAGAAGGCCCCGCGGGTCAGCCCGGCGCGCTCGACGATGTCGCTGATCGACGTGGTGTGGAAGCCCTTCTCCGTGAACAGCGCCCAGGCGCTCTCGGTCAGGGCGCTCCGGGTGATCGGGCGGCGCTTGGTGGGCGACTTCGGCATGGGGTGGGCCTCTCTGCGGTACCGGTCCGCCGGACCGGGTCGGCAGACCAGGCTATTCCGTCCCGGTCCGGGGACCGCGCTCAGTCGCGGGCGCCGTACGCGTAGAAGCCGCGTCCGGTCTTCACGCCCAGCTGCCCGGCGTCGACGTACCGCTTCAGCAGCTCGCGCGGGCCGGTGGGCAGGGCCGGGTTCTCGGCCGCGTAGTGGTTCTCGATGTCCAGGACGACGTCCAGGCCGACCTGGTCCATGGCGCGGAACGGGCCGCCCGCGGTGCCGGTGTTGATCGCCCACATCCGGTCGACGTCCTCCGGTGTGGACACGCCTTCGGCGACGACGGACAGCGCCTCGCGCTTGATGGCCGCCCAGATCCGGTTGAAGATGAAACCGGTGCTCTCGCGGTGCGCCTCGAAGGGGAAGACGCCGTAGCCGGGCAGCACCTCCAGCAGCAGGTCCAGGACGGCCCGGTCGGTGTGGCCGCTGGACATCAGGTCGACCGCGGCCTGCGCGGGCGGCATGTAGAAGTGCATGTTGACCACCCGCTCGGGCCTGCTGACGTGGTCGATGAACCGGCTGGTCGGGTACGACGAGGAGTTGCTGGCCAGGATGGCGTCCGGCTCGGCGAGCCGGTCGAGGTCGGCGAACACCTGCCGCTTCAGCTCCAGCCGCTCCGGTACGGCCTCGACGACCAGCCATGCGCCGGTGAGCGCCTCGGCCAGGTCGCTGGTGGCGGCCACGGAACCGGGCGCACCTCCCTCGACGCGGGCCGCGATGTCGGACACGTGCTGCTCGACGTAGGCGCACGCCTGCTTCCCGGCCTCGGCGGAGGGGTCGTAGATCCGCACCTCGCCGCCGCGAGTGGCGAACATCAGGGCGATACGGCGGCCGAGCGTGCCGGCGCCGAGGACGGTCACCGGGCGGGAGTCGAGGTCGGTGGGGAGGACGAAGGTCATGGCGGTACTTCCTGCCGTGCGGGGGGTGCGGGCCGCCGGGTTCCGACGACGAGCCATCGGATTCACTATGTATCCGATACACCTTGTATGCAAGCTGGGCCGCACTTCGCCGGCGGTGCGGGAACGTATCGCCTGATCAGGGGACTTCTTCGTTCGGGTGAACGGGATCGGTGGACCTCCGCCGGTCCCTTTCGTCATGCTGGGATCGGTGACGCACTGATTGGAGACCGCCATGAGCGCACTCACCCTGAGCCAGGACCCCGACCGGACCTGGGACGACCTCGTCCGGTTCTGGGTCGAGTCGGACTGGCCCGAGGGCAGCAGGGTGGAGATCATCGAGGGGATCGTCACCGTGTCGCCCACTCCCGAGAACCAGCACAATTCCGTTGTCGAGCTGGTTCAGAGCCGCCTGTACCGGGATATCCCGGACGGCTGGGGCATCTACCAGACGCAGTCACTCGCCGTACCGTCCCGGCTGGGCATGTTCATCCCGGACCTTGTGGTCGCCCCGCGAAGCGTGGTGAGGGCACCGGGCAACTTCATTCCCGCTGCCGCGGCCGACCTCGTCGTCGAAGTGACCTCGAAGTCCAATGCGCGTCACGACCGCGTCGGCAAGCCGGCCGCGTATGCCTCAGCAGGCATTCCCTGCTACCTGCTGATCGACCGCTGGGCGCAAGGAGGCCCGACCATCACGCTCTACGGCGAGCCGCAGAGGGACGTCTACCGCGTCCTGCACGCCGGTAAGTTCGGGGACGAGTTCCACCTGCCGGAGCCCTTCAACCTCAGGCTCGACACCAGTGAGTTCCCCGTGGACTGACCGCCGTGCGATGAGTTGTGGCGGCGCCCCCGGTCTACCCGACGTGGACCCCGACACCGCCCCCGTACTCGTGCTGCGTGGCCCCGTCACCCCGGATGAGGTGGTGGGGCTGTGTGATGTGGTGCGGGGGTTGGCCCCCCGCAGCGGGGTCGTGGTGTGTGACGTGGCCGGGCTGGGGTCGCCGGGGCTCGGGCAGGTCGAGTTGCTCGCCCGGCTGGAGCTGGCCGCTCGGCGTGGGGGCGGGCGGATACGGCTTCGGGACCCGGAGCCCGCGCTACGCGCCCTGCTCGGGCTTGTCGG comes from the Streptomyces seoulensis genome and includes:
- a CDS encoding TetR/AcrR family transcriptional regulator gives rise to the protein MPKSPTKRRPITRSALTESAWALFTEKGFHTTSISDIVERAGLTRGAFYSNYRDKEEIFLALYDAHADQLLTELREAAAQVEPGDNPVVGIQSRLVGRTEEERRWFLVSMEFTLHAARHPDLARQLAVHENRLNQGLTEVLGQALTGAGLRPTIPLEDLARLLTALFEGLTAQELTNGPDYDGHHLTPHVISALTEPVAG
- a CDS encoding 3-hydroxyacyl-CoA dehydrogenase family protein, with protein sequence MTFVLPTDLDSRPVTVLGAGTLGRRIALMFATRGGEVRIYDPSAEAGKQACAYVEQHVSDIAARVEGGAPGSVAATSDLAEALTGAWLVVEAVPERLELKRQVFADLDRLAEPDAILASNSSSYPTSRFIDHVSRPERVVNMHFYMPPAQAAVDLMSSGHTDRAVLDLLLEVLPGYGVFPFEAHRESTGFIFNRIWAAIKREALSVVAEGVSTPEDVDRMWAINTGTAGGPFRAMDQVGLDVVLDIENHYAAENPALPTGPRELLKRYVDAGQLGVKTGRGFYAYGARD
- a CDS encoding Uma2 family endonuclease → MSALTLSQDPDRTWDDLVRFWVESDWPEGSRVEIIEGIVTVSPTPENQHNSVVELVQSRLYRDIPDGWGIYQTQSLAVPSRLGMFIPDLVVAPRSVVRAPGNFIPAAAADLVVEVTSKSNARHDRVGKPAAYASAGIPCYLLIDRWAQGGPTITLYGEPQRDVYRVLHAGKFGDEFHLPEPFNLRLDTSEFPVD
- a CDS encoding STAS domain-containing protein; the encoded protein is MSCGGAPGLPDVDPDTAPVLVLRGPVTPDEVVGLCDVVRGLAPRSGVVVCDVAGLGSPGLGQVELLARLELAARRGGGRIRLRDPEPALRALLGLVGLGVQVEGEVEEGEPAGGVEEAVETGDAAP